ATTATCAGAAACAACATGACCAAGGCGCCGTTTACGATTGCGACGGAGGCCATGGCGGCGCCGACGACGCGGGCAAATTTGAAAATTCAAGACGGCTGCGATTTTATGTGCAGCTTTTGCGTGATTCCCTTTGCGCGGGGCCGCGCGCGCTCGCGGGCGTTTTGGGATATTCAGCGCGAAGCGATGCAGCTTGTGGAAGCCGGCCACCAAGAGATCGTGCTCACCGGCGTCAATATCGGCACGTATCAATTTGAAGACAAAACGTTTCTCGACGTCGTCAAAATGCTGCTGAAAATTCCTGAACTCAAGCGCCTGCGCATCAGCAGCATCGAGCCGACGACGATTCCGCGCGAGTTACTCGATTTGATGGCGGATTCCGAAGTGCTGTGCCCGCATTTGCATGTTCCGGTGCAAAGCGGCGACGATGGTGTTCTGCAGGCGATGAAGCGACTGTATACTGCTGCCGAGTTTTTGCAGCTCATTGAATCTGCCGCGAAGCGAGTGCCGGACATTTTGATCGGCACGGACATCATGGCTGGCTTCCCCGGCGAAAGCGATGCCGCATTTCAAGCCAGTTATGATTTGCTGCAAAATTCACCGCTGGCTTATGCGCACGTTTTTACTTTTTCCGAGCGCGGCGGCACGGCGGCGACACGACTGCAGGACAAAGTCTCGGCTAAAATCAAGAAGGAACGCAGTACAACTTTGCACCGGCTTTCGCAAGAGAAGAAGAACAATTTTTATCGCCGTTTTCTTGGCCGTCACTTGCGCGTGTTGACGGAAGAGCGGAACGAGCGCGGCCAATGGATCGGCTTCTCGGATAATTATCTCAAGGTGGCCGTTATGTCGGAAGCTTTGCCGGCAAATTCTCTGATTATGGCGCGGTTGGTCTCGCTGTCTGAAGACACGGCCAACGGAGAATTAGTGAACGCTATGGTATAAGCTTAAGAGCGGACTTTCTATGCCGAAAATTTTGCAAGTAGGACGCTATGGTTTCTCCTTATTTTAGCAATGAAACAGGTGAACCTCCTCATATTCATGTTAAGGCAAATGGTAGCCAAGCAAAATTTTGGCTTGATCCGGTGGAGTTAGCGTCCAATTACGGGTTCAAAGCATACGAATTGAACAAAATTAAGCAAATTATCTGGCAGCATCAAACCGAATTTATAGAGGCGTGGCATGAGTACTTTAGTTAAAACTCGGCGAAAGAATCGAGTGGGCAATACAAGATTTCGCCGCGTTTATGTTCCGACAACGGCTTTGGCAAAAGTTGTGAAATTTGATGAAGAGTTGATGCATGTTCATCTAACCGATGGACGCATCATTAGCGTGCCGATCATTTGGTTTCCATTATTACATAAAGCGACACCTGCATAAAGAAAACGCTATGAAATTGGCGGCGGCGGCGTGAGTTTGCATTGGCCGGAAATAGACGAAGATTTATCCATTGCGGGCCTGATGGCGGGCGTGGATTGGGAGGCGGCATAATTTTTTGTTGCGCATGGTGGAAGAAATGAATAGGAACTATCAAACAAAAATTCTTGAGGATAAAGCCAATCAGATTAAATCAACTCCGATAGAATTTACATAAGAAACTCAGAACTAAATTGATAGAGAGTATGGAACCTCAACTCGACGATCTTAATTCCGTCATGCGCGTTCGGCGCGAAAAGCTGGAAAAAATTCAAGCGCTGGGCGTGAATCCTTATCCGCATGATTTCAACCGCACGCATTTTGCCGCAGACGTTGCGCGGAATTTTGATTATTATTTTGAAAAAGAAGTGCGCGTTGCAGGCCGGCTGATGTCGCTGCGGCCGCATGGCAAGGCGACGTTTGCGCATGTCGAAGACTCCTCCGGCCGCATACAAATTTATGTGAAAATCGATGCGGTCGGCGAAAAGGGCTACGAGCTTTTTGGCCTGCTCGATCTCGGCGATATTGTCGGCGTGACGGGAAAAGTGCTGAAGACGCGCACCGGCGAGATTACGATTCAAGTCACTTCGTTTGAGCTTTTATCAAAAACGCTGCGCCCGCTTCCCATCGGAAAAGAAAAAATCGAAGAAGGCGAGCGTGTGGTTTATGATGCTTTTGCCGACAAGGAAATGCGCTATCGCCAGCGCTATGTCGACCTCGCCGTCAACCCCGAGGTGCGTGAAGTATTCAAAAAGCGCAGCCGCATCATTGCGAGCATGAGAGAATACCTGGCCGGCCTGGGCTATCTCGAAGTTGAGACGCCGATTTTGCAGCCGTTGTACGGCGGCGCTTCGGCGCGGCCGTTCACGACGCATCACAACACGCTGGACATGAAGCTTTATCTTCGCATTGCCAACGAACTTTATCTCAAGCGGCTTATCGTCGGCGGGTACGACGGCGTGTTCGAGTTCGCCAAAGATTTCCGTAACGAGGGCATGGATCGCTTTCACAATCCAGAATTTACGATGATGGAAGTTTACATCGCCTATCATGATTATCACTTCATGATGAATCTTGTCGAGGAGATGTTTTGCAAGATCGTGAAAGACTTGACCGGCGGCTTTAAAATCACCTATCAAGATCACGAGATCGATTTCACGCCGCCCTGGCCGCGCCTGGCGCTGTTGGAATCTATCGAAAAGGAAACCGGTTACAATTTGTATGGCAAGCCGCTGAACGAGTTGAAAGAAATTGCCAAGAAATTGCACGTCGAAATCGACAGTACAATGGGCGTCGGCAAAATCATCGACGCAATTTTCGGCGCGAAAGTCGAAGCCAAGCTGATTCAGCCGGTTTTTATCACTGATCATCCGGTCGAGCTTTCACCGCTGGCCAAAAAGCATCGCTCGAAGCCAGGACTTGTGGAACGTTTTGAGCCGTTCATTGGTGGAAAAGAAATGGGGAATGCATTCACGGAGCTGAACGACCCGCTCGATCAGCGCGAGCGCTTTTTGGAACAGAAAAAACTGGCCGACAGCGGCGACGAAGAAGCGCAGCAGTTGGATGAAGATTTTCTCCGGGCGCTGGAATATGGCATGCCGCCAACCACCGGTCTAGGCGTTGGCGTCGATCGTCTGGTGATGTTATTGACGAATCAACCGTCGATTCGCGACGTGCTGCTGTTCCCGCAGATGCGGCCGGAGCAATACAAGTAACGTAATTCGTAAGGAGTAATTTACGTTTTACGCATTACGTTTGAAGATTTATCACCCATGTCTTACGAATTTTTCATTGCCAAACGCTACTTGCGCTCCAAGCGCCAAGTCAAGTTTATCTCGCTGATCACGTACATTTCCATCATCGGCGTGATGATCGGCGCGGCGGCGTTGATCATCGTGCTGTCGGTGATGAACGGCTTCGAGAGCGAAGTGCGCTCGCGCATCATCGGCTTCGATGCGCACCTCAAGCTGCGGACGTTTTACGACCGCGGCGTGGAAAATTATCCCGAATTGCTTGACAAAGTCAAAGGGATTCCGCATATTGTAGCCGCGGCGCCGTTTATTCTCGACAAGGCGATGATCATCTCCCGTGAGCGCAAGGAGGGTGCGCAGATCAAAGCGATTGATCCGAATCTCGAGGCAAAAGTCACTGATTTCGTGCAAAACGTCAATTATGGCACGTTGAATTTGGGGCTGATCGAGAAAGAGGGCGAGCGCGCGTTTCCGGGTATCATTATCGGCTTTTCCTTGGCTGACCGCCTCGGCGTTGGCCTTGGCGACCGGGTGCAGTTACTCTCGGCCGCGGGCATCGACGTCGGCGGCTTCGGCTCGATGCCGACGGTGCGCACGTTTCGCGTCGCCGGTTATTTTCAATCCGGACTTTATGAATACGACGACAACGTCGCCTTCATCAGCATTCCCGAAGCACAGCGGCTGTTCGAGATGGGCAGCAAAGTCAACGGCATTCAGTTCAAGCTGACCGATATGGCATTGGCCAGGGAGGTTGCCGAAATGATCAAAGAAAGAGTCGGCGGCTATCCTTACACGACGGTGACGTGGTTTGACACCAACAAAACGCTGTTCGCGTGGATGCAATATGAAAAATGGATCGCCTTCATCGTTTTATCACTGATCATTTTGGTGGCGGCCTTCAACATCGTGAGTACGCAGATCATGGTGGTGCTGGAAAAGACCAAGGAAATCGGCATTCTCAAAAGCATGGGCGCGAGCAACGAGAGCGTGATGCGCATTTTCATTTATCAAGGTGCAGTGGCCGGCGTGATCGGGGCCGTGCTCGGCGTCGTCATCAGTTACCTGCTCTGCTGGGCGCAGATAAAATTCAAATTTTTCGAGCTGCCGCCGGACGTTTACATCATCAGCGCGCTGCCGATTTTGATGAAGCCGCTGGATTTTATTTTGGTCGCCGGCGCTGCATTCATGATTTCACTGACGGCGACAATCTATCCGGCTTATCGCGCCGCCAAACTCGATCCGGTGCAGGCGATTCGCTACAAATAGTAGAAACAAGCTGTGCTGCTTCACAAGGAAAAATTAGGTCAGTCTAAGCGTATGGTTGAAATGACGAACATGAATTCTACTTCTGTATTTGATTTGAGCCCGACTGAGAAACTTCAGCTCGTCGAGGATTTATGGGATGATCTCGCTGCTATTCCGGAGGCGGTGCCCGTCCATGATTGGCAGAAACAAGAGTTGACTCGTCGGAAAATCAACCTCATGAGTAAACCAGCCTCCGGGCTCTCGTGGGAGGAAATCAAGCGAAAGATTCGCGGACATTATGGCCGCTAAATTGTTTATCGCTCCGGAAGTAGAGCAAGACCTGAGCGAGGCGTATGATTGGTATGAAGCCCGGCGTGTCGGTTTGGGAGAAGAGTTTTTGAGTTGCGTTGATGCTTGTATTCAAGCCATTTGTCGCATGCCGGAGATGTATATGATTGTTCATGAAAATTATCGACGCGGGCTCGTTCGGCGGTTTCCTTACTCGGTCTTCTACGAGTATGACAATAACACTGTAACGGTTTATAGCGTTTTCCATAACTCCCGCGATCCGCAGAAGTGGCGGGAACGGCTATCGTCATGAGATTTGCTATGAATTAGAGCCAAATGTCCATAAAGAAACCAATACTCATCACCAGAAATTTAGTCAAGCATTACCCGACTGCCAGCGGTGCTTTGGAGGTGCTCAAAGGCATTGACGTCAAGATTTATCCGGGCGAGATCATCGCGATTGTCGGGCCCTCCGGCGTCGGCAAAAGCACGCTGCTGCATATTCTCGGCGGGCTGGATCGCCCAACCGCCGGTGAAGTGGAAATCGACGGCACGCAGATTGCCCAATTCGATGATCGGGCGTTGGCACAATTTCGCAACCGTACGGTGGGGTTTATATTTCAATTCCATCACCTGCTGCCGGAATTTTCCGCGCTGGAAAATGTCATGATGCCGTCGTTGATTGCGCGGCGAAATGGCGGCGAGGTGGTCAATCGCGCCAAACGGCTTTTAACCGAGGTGGGATTGGCGCAGCGCTTTTCGCATCGTCCCGGCGAACTTTCCGGCGGCGAGCAGCAGCGCGTGGCGGTGGCGCGAGCGTTGATGAATGCGCCGCGCTTGGTTTTGGCGGACGAACCGTCGGGAAATCTGGATTTTCGTGCGAGTGAAAGCTTGCACCAATTGTTGTGGAATTTGAGCCGGCGAGATGGACGAACCTTCATCATCGTCACTCACAATCTCGAGCTGGCCAAAAAAGCCGATCGCGTCGTCGAGCTTTTTGATGGCCGCATCAAAAAAATTCACCAAATCACAGGCCATTGATGCTCTGCCAAATTTGCAAAAAGCGCCCGGTTGCGGTTTCGTTTACGCAAGTCATCAATAACAAAAAAACGCAACTTTCCGTTTGCATGAAATGCGCGGAAGAAAAGGGCATGACCAACCCGCTGGCGGGTTTGCCGGAAGTGTTCAGCAAAATCGTCGCCAACATTATCGGCGAGCAGCTTTTGCCTGAGATTGAGGAAAGCAAATACAAAACGAGCTCGCGCCGCTGCCCGAAATGCAACACCTCACTCGATCAATTCGAGAAAACCGGCTTGTTGGGCTGCGATGGATGCTATCAGGCTTTTGAAAAGGAGCTGAGTGGGCTGCTGCGTCGCATTCACGGCAGCAATAAACACATTGGCAGCCGGCCACGCCCTCGCCGCGTCATTTCGGAAGAAAAAGACCTGGTCAAGTTGCGTGCGGAATTGGAGCAGGCCATTACCAGAGAAAAATACGAGCGCGCCGCCGAGCTGCGCGATTTGATTCGCGACGCCGAACGCGAGGCCAACAACAAAAATTCCGGCCCCGGACGCAAAGCATAAGCTGGCGGGTTATATTATGCCAAACGAGAGAACGCTGGAGTTTTCCAAAACAACAGCAAAAAACTTAAACAGCCTGGCGAAGCGCCTGCCGCGCTGGTTGGACAGCCAGGCGCCGCATTCCAACATCGTCATCTCTACGCGTGTCCGCTTGGCGCGCAATCTGGTGGGCCACGCCTTCCCCAACGCCGCCGAGCGCGAAGACCTTTACAGCGTGATGCAAGAGGTTTACAACGCCATCGTGCCCAGTGAGCAGCTTGGCGAGGCGATGTTTTTGGATATGCTCCGCCTCGGCAAGCTCGAACGCAAGTTTTTGGTGGAGCGTCGCTTGATCAGCCCGCCATACGCGGAATCGGAAAATCCCGCCATGCTCGTTGTCGGCGCCGATGAATACCTCAGCGTGATGGTCAATGAGGAAGATCATTTGCGCATTCAATCGATTCAGCCCGGTCTGAACACCGCTGAAGCCTCGCGGCTGATTACCCAGCTCGACGATGAGCTGAGCGAGCATCTCAATTACGCCTTCACCGACCAATTCGGCTATCTCACCGCCTGTCCGACCAATACCGGCACCGGTATGCGCCTGTCGCTGTTTGTGCATTTGCCCGCCCTCGCCATGTTGGATGAGATTG
The DNA window shown above is from candidate division KSB1 bacterium and carries:
- the mtaB gene encoding tRNA (N(6)-L-threonylcarbamoyladenosine(37)-C(2))-methylthiotransferase MtaB; this encodes MNQPKLKASFYTLGCRLNQAETALISNSFRQKGYDLVEFGQAADVCIINSCTVTEQADAKCRQLVRQVLRKNPATFVAVVGCYAQIGAETLRKIDGIDLIVGTQDKLRVIDFIDDPVKLPEPQIIRNNMTKAPFTIATEAMAAPTTRANLKIQDGCDFMCSFCVIPFARGRARSRAFWDIQREAMQLVEAGHQEIVLTGVNIGTYQFEDKTFLDVVKMLLKIPELKRLRISSIEPTTIPRELLDLMADSEVLCPHLHVPVQSGDDGVLQAMKRLYTAAEFLQLIESAAKRVPDILIGTDIMAGFPGESDAAFQASYDLLQNSPLAYAHVFTFSERGGTAATRLQDKVSAKIKKERSTTLHRLSQEKKNNFYRRFLGRHLRVLTEERNERGQWIGFSDNYLKVAVMSEALPANSLIMARLVSLSEDTANGELVNAMV
- the lysS gene encoding lysine--tRNA ligase; its protein translation is MEPQLDDLNSVMRVRREKLEKIQALGVNPYPHDFNRTHFAADVARNFDYYFEKEVRVAGRLMSLRPHGKATFAHVEDSSGRIQIYVKIDAVGEKGYELFGLLDLGDIVGVTGKVLKTRTGEITIQVTSFELLSKTLRPLPIGKEKIEEGERVVYDAFADKEMRYRQRYVDLAVNPEVREVFKKRSRIIASMREYLAGLGYLEVETPILQPLYGGASARPFTTHHNTLDMKLYLRIANELYLKRLIVGGYDGVFEFAKDFRNEGMDRFHNPEFTMMEVYIAYHDYHFMMNLVEEMFCKIVKDLTGGFKITYQDHEIDFTPPWPRLALLESIEKETGYNLYGKPLNELKEIAKKLHVEIDSTMGVGKIIDAIFGAKVEAKLIQPVFITDHPVELSPLAKKHRSKPGLVERFEPFIGGKEMGNAFTELNDPLDQRERFLEQKKLADSGDEEAQQLDEDFLRALEYGMPPTTGLGVGVDRLVMLLTNQPSIRDVLLFPQMRPEQYK
- a CDS encoding lipoprotein-releasing ABC transporter permease subunit, yielding MSYEFFIAKRYLRSKRQVKFISLITYISIIGVMIGAAALIIVLSVMNGFESEVRSRIIGFDAHLKLRTFYDRGVENYPELLDKVKGIPHIVAAAPFILDKAMIISRERKEGAQIKAIDPNLEAKVTDFVQNVNYGTLNLGLIEKEGERAFPGIIIGFSLADRLGVGLGDRVQLLSAAGIDVGGFGSMPTVRTFRVAGYFQSGLYEYDDNVAFISIPEAQRLFEMGSKVNGIQFKLTDMALAREVAEMIKERVGGYPYTTVTWFDTNKTLFAWMQYEKWIAFIVLSLIILVAAFNIVSTQIMVVLEKTKEIGILKSMGASNESVMRIFIYQGAVAGVIGAVLGVVISYLLCWAQIKFKFFELPPDVYIISALPILMKPLDFILVAGAAFMISLTATIYPAYRAAKLDPVQAIRYK
- a CDS encoding addiction module protein, whose amino-acid sequence is MTNMNSTSVFDLSPTEKLQLVEDLWDDLAAIPEAVPVHDWQKQELTRRKINLMSKPASGLSWEEIKRKIRGHYGR
- a CDS encoding type II toxin-antitoxin system RelE/ParE family toxin; protein product: MAAKLFIAPEVEQDLSEAYDWYEARRVGLGEEFLSCVDACIQAICRMPEMYMIVHENYRRGLVRRFPYSVFYEYDNNTVTVYSVFHNSRDPQKWRERLSS
- a CDS encoding ABC transporter ATP-binding protein, which codes for MSIKKPILITRNLVKHYPTASGALEVLKGIDVKIYPGEIIAIVGPSGVGKSTLLHILGGLDRPTAGEVEIDGTQIAQFDDRALAQFRNRTVGFIFQFHHLLPEFSALENVMMPSLIARRNGGEVVNRAKRLLTEVGLAQRFSHRPGELSGGEQQRVAVARALMNAPRLVLADEPSGNLDFRASESLHQLLWNLSRRDGRTFIIVTHNLELAKKADRVVELFDGRIKKIHQITGH
- a CDS encoding UvrB/UvrC motif-containing protein; amino-acid sequence: MTNPLAGLPEVFSKIVANIIGEQLLPEIEESKYKTSSRRCPKCNTSLDQFEKTGLLGCDGCYQAFEKELSGLLRRIHGSNKHIGSRPRPRRVISEEKDLVKLRAELEQAITREKYERAAELRDLIRDAEREANNKNSGPGRKA
- a CDS encoding protein arginine kinase; protein product: MPNERTLEFSKTTAKNLNSLAKRLPRWLDSQAPHSNIVISTRVRLARNLVGHAFPNAAEREDLYSVMQEVYNAIVPSEQLGEAMFLDMLRLGKLERKFLVERRLISPPYAESENPAMLVVGADEYLSVMVNEEDHLRIQSIQPGLNTAEASRLITQLDDELSEHLNYAFTDQFGYLTACPTNTGTGMRLSLFVHLPALAMLDEIEKVFKKLAPSEITVRGFYGEGTEVVGNIFQISNQLTLGRTDDSIVKRMQEVGQKLVALEDDARARLIDTQIVQIQDKVYRAVGIMKYARTLSSLELLNLLSYLRLGFDVGMGIFKNVDRSFLNELMVTLQPAHMQKTYRDMSDDLARDVHRAHVVRERISSLF